One Dermacentor andersoni chromosome 6, qqDerAnde1_hic_scaffold, whole genome shotgun sequence genomic window carries:
- the LOC140219111 gene encoding uncharacterized protein has translation MSALIARDTPSPWGSTSTTLASGIRCSLKSDIECSNSELVYGILLRLPNNFLSPQPPVAALATHEYVQLLRDLFRHLKPYPTGGIPARTPSISTDVTNATHVFVRSGPVQPALHPQYLSPLPVLVRRKSTYIVGIHGKTDTITLGRLKAAYCEMTSTVASLKSSPDVSFPSAVTPVKRLLVF, from the exons ATGTCAGCGCTGATTGCTCGTGACACGCCGTCGCCATGGGGTTCAACGTCTACCACTCTTGCTTCTGGTATCCGGTGCTCCTTGAAATCGGACATCGAGTGCTCGAACTCTGAGCTCGTCTATGGTATTCTGCTACGTCTGCCCAACAACTTCTTGTCACCACAACCACCTGTGGCTGCTCTGGCTACTCACGAATACGTTCAACTTCTTCGTGACCTATTCCGGCATCTAAAACCTTACCCGACAGGTGGAATTCCAGCACGCACACCTTCCATTTCAACTGACGTTACCAATGCAACCCACGTCTTCGTGCGCTCTGGACCCGTTCAGCCTGCTCTCCACCCACAGTACCTCAGCCCCCTTCCCGTACTGGTGAGACGCAAGTCCACTTACATCGTGGGCATTCATGGCAAAACTGACACCATCACACTCGGCCGGCTGAAGGCAGCTTACTGCGAGATGACTTCCACAGTCGCATCCCTCAAATCATCCCCGGACGTCTCCTTTCCG AGTGCAGTCACTCCCGTCAAGAGGCTCCTTGTCTTTTAG